In Brachypodium distachyon strain Bd21 chromosome 2, Brachypodium_distachyon_v3.0, whole genome shotgun sequence, one genomic interval encodes:
- the LOC100824577 gene encoding uncharacterized protein LOC100824577, which translates to MDADEAAGSSRRMDLNLYLGLPRAPRPRRSDLGSDLALSTPMPSSPSSSAASVDAPPPPEPPHAIYSPPRADLSPRTPEVYSSHHLDDALSADAHLLYAPPPAPVIRDRELPDEIGFGFQAPPPPPPPLVRASELLGWEDRPSSSTASSSFLPDIATRYRRLLEQTGSRWLRPRPRRFRSDLPPLSAEAQPIGQDAAVPVPHQEMTNDDFGDNKVIANGAELGASEESEERGKSAATFECNICFEMAGEPVVTSCGHLFCWPCLYQWLNVYSNHKECPVCKGEVTEANITPIYGRGNSSSDVEKAVEEGKQPGPTVPPRPHGNRLESFRQQFQHLRPMSRRLGDAHGILSSWRRLLDQQIMNSVSRFEGPPEPAVHETGDTAQPASRLGTLPIRMRPRRRYQMEADDLPDGGSVAPDSGLPGNSAPDPHRHGPSPLLPEGIDLLQRLTLIGLANTERLATAMSDLRRIAAPNQYGASASSSNPSNPEPAVDGAHVGAAPSTDQASNSSTIAVIQGDAGISETAGEPSNAGSSRSLRRRGRSNALASLDVDGGPPQRIKRRRMN; encoded by the coding sequence ATGGACGCCGATGAGGCCGCGGGGAGTAGCAGGAGGATGGATCTGAACCTATACCTCGGCCTACCCCGCGCCCCGCGTCCGCGCCGCTCCGACCTCGGCTCCGACCTCGCCCTCAGCACCCCGATGCCCTCTTCGCCCTCCTCTTCTGCGGCCTCCGTCGACGCCCCTCCACCGCCGGAGCCCCCGCATGCCATCTACTCCCCACCTCGCGCCGACCTTTCTCCTCGAACACCGGAGGTATATTCCTCGCACCATCTCGACGACGCTCTTTCTGCGGACGCGCACCTACTGTAtgcgcctcctccggcgccggtcATCCGTGACCGTGAGCTCCCGGACGAAATCGGATTTGGCTTCCAggccccgcccccgcccccaccACCGCTGGTGCGAGCCAGCGAACTGCTGGGCTGGGAGGACCGGCCGTCTTcctcgacggcctcctcctccttcctccctgACATTGCCACAAGGTACAGGCGGCTGCTCGAGCAAACTGGAAGCCGGTGGCTCCGCCCTCGCCCAAGAAGGTTTAGATCAGACCTTCCGCCTCTCAGCGCAGAGGCTCAACCTATAGGGCAGGACGCAGCAGTACCTGTGCCCCATCAGGAGATGACAAATGATGATTTCGGTGACAATAAGGTAATCGCCAATGGAGCGGAACTAGGTGCCTCCGAGGAGTCGGAGGAGCGGGGCAAGAGTGCTGCCACATTCGAGTGTAACATATGCTTTGAGATGGCCGGAGAGCCGGTGGTCACTTCTTGTGGCCACCTCTTCTGCTGGCCTTGCTTATACCAATGGCTTAATGTTTACTCCAACCACAAGGAATGCCCAGTTTGCAAAGGCGAGGTGACAGAGGCAAATATTACTCCTATCTATGGGAGAGGGAATTCCTCTTCAGATGTAGAGAAGGCTGTGGAAGAAGGTAAGCAGCCAGGCCCTACAGTACCACCAAGGCCACATGGAAATCGGCTTGAAAGTTTCAGGCAGCAGTTCCAGCACTTACGACCGATGTCAAGAAGGCTCGGTGACGCACATGGAATACTGTCATCATGGAGGCGCCTTCTTGATCAACAGATTATGAATAGTGTGAGTAGGTTTGAAGGTCCACCTGAACCAGCTGTTCATGAAACAGGTGATACTGCTCAACCCGCTAGTCGCCTAGGTACATTGCCCATAAGGATGAGACCAAGACGACGGTATCAGATGGAGGCGGATGACCTTCCTGATGGTGGTTCCGTTGCCCCTGATAGTGGTTTACCTGGGAATAGTGCACCAGATCCACACAGACATGGTCCGAGCCCGCTTTTACCAGAAGGAATTGATTTGTTGCAACGACTTACCCTTATTGGCCTTGCAAATACAGAAAGATTGGCAACTGCCATGAGTGACCTGAGAAGGATAGCTGCCCCTAACCAATATGGAGCATCTGCGTCGTCATCGAACCCGTCGAATCCCGAGCCAGCAGTTGACGGAGCACATGTTGGTGCAGCACCTTCTACAGATCAAGCATCGAACTCGAGCACCATTGCAGTGATACAGGGGGATGCTGGTATTTCTGAGACTGCAGGAGAGCCTAGTAATGCAGGATCTTCAAGATCCctgaggaggagagggaggagcaaTGCCTTGGCTTCTTTAGATGTGGATGGTGGGCCTCCCCAGCGCATCAAGAGGCGGAGGATGAACTGA
- the LOC100823664 gene encoding internal alternative NAD(P)H-ubiquinone oxidoreductase A1, mitochondrial: MAALLRSLSRTSGLRGCASSFYHRNPYSPFSAAAEAVARDAAVGRGLAGLGPTAKGEKPRVVVLGTGWAGSRLMKDLDTTGYDVVCVSPRNHMVFTPLLASTCVGTLEFRSVAEPLARIQPAVSNSPGSYFLLARCTGVDPDAHTIECETVTEGEKDTLKPWKFKVAYDKLVFGCGAEASTFGIHGVTEHATFLREVYHAQEIRRKLLLNLMLSDVPGISEEEKRRLLHCVVVGGGPTGVEFSGELSDFIIRDVKQRYSHVKDYVHVTLIEANEILSSFDVRLRQYAINQLVKSGVRLVRGIVKDVLPDKLILDNGEEVPYGLLVWSTGVGASSFVKSLPFPKSPGGRIGVDEWLRVPSAPDVFAIGDCSGFLESTGKEVLPALAQVAERQGKYLASLLNHVMKVGGGHANSVVEMDLGPKFVYKHMGSMATVGRYKALVDLRQSKDSRGVSIAGFASWFIWRSAYLTRVVSWRNRFYVAINWLTTLLFGRDISRI, from the exons ATGGCCGCCCTGCTCCGCTCGCTCTCCCGCACCTCCGGCCTCCGCGGCTGCGCGAGCTCGTTCTACCACCGCAACCCGTACTCGCCCTTCTCCGCCGCGGCGGAAGCGGTCGCGCGGGATGCGGCGGTGGGGAGGGGGCTCGCGGGGCTGGGGCCGACGGCCAAGGGGGAGAAGCCGCGGGTGGTGGTGCTCGGGACGGGCTGGGCGGGGTCGCGGCTCATGAAGGACCTCGACACCACCGGGTACGACGTCGTCTGCGTCTCCCCGCGCAACCACATGGTGTTCACGCCGCTGCTCGCCTCCACCTGCGTCGGCACGCTCGAGTTCCGCTCCGTCGCCGAGCCGCTTGCGCGCATCCAGCCCGCGGTCTCCAACTCCCCCGGCTCCTACTTCCTCCTCGCCCGCTGCACGGGGGTTGACCCCGACGCCCACACG ATTGAGTGTGAGACAGTTACTGAAGGTGAGAAAGATACCTTGAAGCCATGGAAATTCAAGGTTGCGTATGACAAACTGGTCTTTGGGTGTGGAGCTGAGGCATCAACTTTCGGGATTCATGGCGTCACTGAACATGCAACCTTTCTTCGGGAAGTTTACCATGCCCAAGAGATTCGCAGAAAGCTCCTTCTTAATCTCATGCTTTCTGATGTACCTG GAATATCAGAGGAAGAAAAACGCAGGCTATTGCACTGTGTCGTTGTTGGAGGTGGTCCAACAGGGGTTGAATTTAGTGGTGAACTTAGTGATTTCATCATCAGAGATGTGAAACAACGTTACTCACATGTGAAAGATTATGTCCATGTGACCCTGATTGAG GCAAATGAAATATTGTCATCCTTCGATGTTCGTCTCAGACAATATGCTATAAACCAGCTAGTGAAG TCAGGTGTTAGGCTTGTAAGAGGCATTGTGAAGGATGTGCTGCCTGACAAATTAATCCTAGACAATGGAGAGGAGGTTCCTTATGGTTTGCTGGTATGGTCTACTGGAGTTGGTGCTTCATCATTCGTTAAGTCGTTGCCATTTCCTAAGTCACCAGGTGGAAG GATTGGTGTAGATGAGTGGTTACGTGTTCCTTCTGCTCCAGATGTGTTCGCAATTGGTGATTGCAGTGGATTCCTTGAAAGCACAGGCAAGGAAGTTCTCCCAGCTTTAGCTCAG GTTGCTGAACGACAAGGCAAGTACCTCGCTAGCCTGCTCAACCATGTGATGAAAGTTGGAGGAGGGCATGCAAACTCAGTGGTCGAAATGGATCTAGGTCCAAAGTTTGTGTATAAGCATATGGGGAGTATGGCAACTGTTGGAAGGTACAAAGCTCTAGTCGACCTGAGGCAAAGCAAG GACTCGAGAGGGGTGTCAATTGCAGGATTTGCAAGCTGGTTTATATGGCGCTCTGCATACCTGACTCGTGTTGTCAGCTGGAGGAATAGGTTCTACGTGGCTATCAATTGGCTGACCACGCTGTTATTTGGCCGTGACATAAGCCGTATCTAG
- the LOC100843151 gene encoding probable metal-nicotianamine transporter YSL18, whose amino-acid sequence MEPIGDPREGPSTERAFEEQPILPWTEQVTVRAVLASLALGAAFSGVMMNLVFTSGIIPTLNISAGLMGFFLLKGWTRLLDQLGVPCSPFTRHENAIVQTCVVACASMTYSGGFGSYLLAMDRRTAEKLNAGDAGGRNVSEPTLGRMIAFLFLVSFVGLLAIVPMRKTMIIRHRLTFPSGSATAHLINSFHTPQGAIQATKQTSMMIQSFMGSFFLSVFQWFFSGGPHCGMTAFPSFGLEAFNRGFYINLNGTYVGVGMISPYLINVSMLAGAIISWGFMWPYIESHKGSWYAANLPESSLRGINGYKVFGAIGMILGDGIFQLVVISVKTMNTMRQHQLEAAESMRSFSANIDAPPRPVLSFDDRRRTQVFLREHIPSTLAVCGYIILACVSTLAIPHIYGQVRYYHVATAYAFAPLLAFCNAYGTGVAETNFSAQYNKLVILLFASWIGVKNGGIVGSLVICGIVSSIVSTASDFMSDFKTGYLTLTSPRAMFVSQVVGTAIGCIVNPAIFTMFHQFYEANPKKVYLAPLAKIYRAIAVVGVGDLALPRHCLGMSVSLFVVALVVCALREVATQCRWRAQHYIPSVTGMAISFLLVPAVSIDMCVGSLILLMWTRADKDGAQVFGPVLASGLICGDGLFSIPYALLARYDVTPPICVRFVGRDQNAKLDAYLLQKST is encoded by the exons ATGGAGCCGATCGGCGACCCACGGGAGGGTCCGTCGACGGAGCGCGCGTTCGAGGAGCAGCCGATCCTGCCGTGGACGGAGCAGGTGACGGTGCGCGCCGTGCTGGCGAGCCTGGCGCTGGGCGCCGCATTCAGCGGCGTGATGATGAACCTCGTCTTCACCTCCGGGATCATCCCCACGCTCAACATCTCCGCGGGCCTCatgggcttcttcctcctcaaggGCTGGACGCGCCTCCTCGACCAGCTCGGCGTCCCCTGCAGCCCATTCACCCGCCACGAGAACGCCATCGTCCAGACCTGCGTCGTCGCCTGCGCCAGCATGACCTACAGCG GGGGGTTCGGGTCGTATTTGCTGGCCATGGACCGGAGGACGGCGGAGAAGCTCAACGCCGGCGATGCCGGCGGCAGGAACGTCAGCGAGCCTACGCTCGGTCGGATGATTGCCTTCTTGTTCCTCGTCAGCTTCGTCGGCCTTCTGGCCATTGTCCCCATGAGGAAG ACGATGATCATCCGGCACCGGCTGACGTTTCCAAGCGGCTCGGCTACGGCTCACCTCATCAACAGCTTCCATACACCTCAAGGAGCCATACAAGCAAC GAAGCAAACGTCGATGATGATCCAGTCGTTCATGGGAAGCTTTTTCTTGTCCGTCTTCCAGTGGTTCTTCTCCGGGGGACCGCACTGCGGTATGACCGCCTTCCCGTCATTTGGGCTCGAAGCCTTCAACCGTGG TTTCTATATCAATTTGAATGGAACCTACGTCGGCGTGGGGATGATTAGTCCTTACCTGATAAACGTCTCGATGCTGGCCGGGGCCATCATCTCCTGGGGTTTCATGTGGCCGTACATCGAAAGCCACAAAGGAAGCTGGTACGCCGCCAATCTCCCGGAAAGCAGTTTACGAGGCATCAACGGGTACAAG GTGTTTGGCGCCATAGGCATGATTCTTGGAGACGGCATCTTCCAGCTGGTGGTGATCTCGGTGAAGACGATGAACACCATGCGGCAGCACCAGTTGGAGGCGGCGGAGTCGATGCGGTCCTTCTCGGCCAACAtcgacgcgccgccgcggcccgtgCTGAGCTTCGACGACCGGCGCCGGACGCAGGTGTTCCTGAGGGAGCACATCCCGAGCACGCTGGCCGTCTGCGGCTACATCATCCTGGCGTGCGTGTCCACGCTGGCCATCCCGCACATCTACGGCCAGGTGCGCTACTACCACGTGGCCACGGCCTACGCCTTCGCGCCGCTCCTGGCCTTCTGCAACGCCTACGGCACGGGCGTCGCCGAGACCAACTTCTCGGCGCAGTACAACAAGCTGGTGATCCTTCTCTTCGCGTCGTGGATCGGCGTCAAGAACGGCGGCATCGTGGGGAGCCTCGTCATCTGCGGCATCGTGTCGTCCATCGTCTCCACCGCCTCCGACTTCATGTCCGACTTCAAGACGGGTTACCTGACGCTCACCTCCCCCCGGGCCATGTTCGTGAGCCAGGTCGTCGGCACGGCGATCGGCTGCATCGTCAACCCGGCCATCTTCACCATGTTCCACCAATTCTACGAGGCCAACCCCAAGAAGGTCTACCTGGCGCCGCTGGCCAAGATCTACCGCGCCATCGCCGTGGTGGGCGTCGGCGACCTCGCGCTGCCCAGGCACTGCCTGGGCATGAGCGTGTCCCTGTTCGTGGTGGCGCTGGTGGTGTGCGCGCTGCGGGAGGTGGCCACGCAGTGCAGGTGGCGCGCGCAGCACTACATCCCCAGCGTCACCGGCATGGCCATCTCCTTCTTGCTGGTGCCGGCCGTGTCCATCGACATGTGCGTGGGGAGCCTCATCCTGTTGATGTGGACAAGGGCGGACAAGGACGGCGCGCAGGTGTTCGGCCCCGTGCTGGCGTCCGGGCTCATCTGTGGGGACGGTCTCTTCTCCATCCCCTACGCGCTGCTCGCCAGGTACGACGTCACGCCGCCCATCTGCGTCAGGTTCGTGGGCCGCGACCAGAACGCCAAGCTGGATGCTTACCTGCTCCAGAAATCCACATGA
- the LOC100842845 gene encoding uncharacterized protein LOC100842845: protein MDISHIIAKRPKERRRYGDHDRGEQQLPQPLLELDSPLPTPRRSCASADHPRCRRDASPLRVRTRVPFSWESSPGVPKSRAVVDVLHKNKAAPETTMPMPPPKPPPGRCTSSRNWRYGNASDCDTHTSSFFSVHNRTVPSSSSSPDQRAIGSGSFDRVTSKRFEDIFLGRASSFVKDERCHSRHALSDASSSSGRSTHHPKQWRRRHDSTGDDDDGEPPPNTDPAVQEQIVPRIKVRPRVEQMSPRACGLMVFFPWSAKPAVCGGFRSPSSLSQRATPRSSDASDRPVPSSRSHSRRSTTTLRDALQEENKTEDDGDIGQAAGLPRGEKKRNREEWQGRGWGVSSLLGTSKKYCTDARKALSKLSIGLGSESGSPRVGRERNDRKLQDVPTTPAMTTAAAKLTKIRTSRN from the coding sequence ATGGATATCAGTCATATCATCGCAAAACGCCCCAAGGAGAGGCGGCGCTATGGTGACCACGACCGCGGAGAGCAGCAGCTCCCGCAGCCGCTGCTCGAGCTCGACTCGCCGCTCCCCACGCCGCGCCGCTCGTGCGCCTCCGCGGATCACCCGCGGTGCCGCCGCGACGCCTCGCCGCTGCGAGTGCGGACGCGGGTGCCGTTTTCCTGGGAGAGCTCACCCGGCGTGCCCAAGAGCAGAGCCGTCGTCGACGTGCTGCACAAGAATaaggcggcgccggagacgacgatgccgatgccgccaCCGAAGCCGCCGCCCGGGCGCTGCACCTCCTCCAGGAACTGGCGCTACGGCAATGCGAGCGACTGTGACACCCACACGTCGTCCTTCTTCTCCGTGCACAACAGGACGGTaccctcctcgtcctcctcgcccgACCAGCGGGCGATCGGGTCGGGCTCGTTCGACCGGGTCACGTCCAAGCGCTTCGAGGACATCTTCCTCGGCCGCGCCTCCAGCTTCGTCAAGGACGAGCGGTGCCACTCCCGCCACGCGCTCTCGGACGCGTCATCCTCCTCCGGCAGATCAACGCACCACCCGAAACAATGGCGCCGACGCCACGACTccaccggcgacgacgacgacggggaGCCGCCGCCAAACACCGACCCCGCCGTGCAGGAGCAGATCGTGCCGCGCATCAAAGTCCGGCCGCGCGTCGAGCAGATGTCCCCGAGAGCCTGCGGGCTCATGGTGTTCTTCCCCTGGAGCGCCAAGCCGGCGGTCTGCGGCGGGTTCAGGAGCCCGTCGTCGCTGTCGCAGCGCGCGACGCCTCGCTCCTCAGACGCCAGCGATCGTCCTGTCCCTTCGTCGCGCTCACACAGCCGCAGGAGCACGACGACCCTGCGTGACGCCCTGCAGGAGGAGAACAAAACAGAGGACGACGGCGACATTGGCCAGGCTGCAGGGCTGCCGCgtggagagaagaagaggaaccGCGAGGAATGGCAGGGCCGCGGCTGGGGCGTCTCGTCGCTGCTCGGCACCAGCAAGAAGTACTGCACCGATGCGCGGAAGGCCCTGAGCAAGCTGTCCATCGGACTGGGCTCCGAGAGCGGCAGCCCGAGAGTTGGCAGGGAGAGGAACGACCGCAAGCTGCAGGATGTCCCAACAACGCCGGCAATGACCACGGCCGCCGCGAAGCTGACGAAGATCAGGACTAGCAGGAATTAA
- the LOC100824889 gene encoding zinc finger HIT domain-containing protein 3 isoform X1 produces the protein MGGGSCDVCKEAPSKYKCPTCRTPYCSVTCFKKHKGEFCQKIIPQEEKISKSPLEEEVARSSVLLEDGISSGDKDQLPSLPPDTTCSTLSPNTVSVCSTKSLEVEDPSWLVDRNRLRSLAESNEIQDALKDPELHKLVLQIDGSSEPEKELEKLLEEPAFQQFTNKILDIVSPQK, from the exons ATGGGAGGGGGGAGCTGCGATGTGTGCAAGGAGGCGCCGTCCAAGTACAAGTGCCCCACTTGCCGCACGCCCTA TTGCTCTGTAACATGCTTTAAAAAGCACAAAG GTGAGTTTTGCCAAAAGATAATTCCTCAGGAAGAAAAAATTAGCAAGTCACCGCTGGAGGAGGAAGTTG cAAGGAGCTCTGTGTTACTGGAAGATGGAATAAGTTCTGGAGACAAGGATCAGCTTCCCTCGTTAC CACCGGACACAACCTGCTCCACACTATCTCCAAACACAGTGTCAGTGTGCTCTACAAAATCTCTTGAAGTTGAGGATCCAAGCTGGCTTGTTGACAGGAATAGATTGAGGTCTTTAG CGGAATCAAATGAAATACAAGATGCTCTCAAGGACCCTGAACTGCACAAATTGGTACTTCAAATTGATGGCTCTTCAGAACCAGAAAAG GAATTGGAGAAATTGTTGGAAGAACCAGCTTTTCAACAGTTCACCAATAAG ATCCTTGACATTGTTAGTCCACAAAAGTGA
- the LOC100823968 gene encoding uncharacterized protein LOC100823968 has protein sequence MAASASASLFAPCAIASKLGSGYPSYGPRRRVDARRGRLSVVAVQTGPQKPSPSPAEAESEALQNLLKREYKYGFVSDFESFSIPKGLSEATVRRISELKAEPAWMLDFRLAAYRRFLTMVEPTWSDNEYSPVDLQSLCFYSAPKTKPKLNSLDEVDPELLKTFDRLGIPLGEQKRLSNVAVDAVIDSTSIATTHREALMAKGVIFCSISEAIREYPDLIRRYIGSIVPPGDNYYAALNSAVFSDGSFCYVPKDTVCPMEISTYFRINDKETGQFERTLIVADARSTVSYLEGCTAPAYDSNQLHAAVVELVCEEGAEIKYSTVQNWYAGDEEGKGGIYNFVTKRGRCKGRGSKISWTQVETGSAITWKYPSVELVGDDTVGEFYSVALTKDYQQADTGTKMIHKGKNSRSRIISKGISAGKSRNCYRGLVQMNSGAENAYNSSQCDSLLIGDNAAANTYPTIQVGCTSGRVEHEASTSKIGEDQLFYFQQRGIDHEKAVAAMIGGFCRAVFEHLPYEFAQEVDALMNLKLEGSVG, from the exons AtggctgcctccgcctccgcctccctctTCGCCCCCTGCGCCATCGCCTCCAAGCTCGGGTCGGGGTACCCGTCCTatggcccccgccgccgcgttgacgcgcgccgcggccgcctctCGGTGGTCGCCGTGCAGACGGGCCCGCAGAAGCCGTCGCCGTCCCCGGCGGAGGCCGaatcggaggcgctgcagaaTCTCCTgaagagggagtacaagtACGGCTTCGTATCTGACTTCGAGTCCTTCTCCATCCCCAAGGGGCTCTCGGAGGCCACCGTCCGCCGCATCTCGGAGCTCAAGGCGGAACCAGCATGGATGCTGGACTTCCGCCTCGCCGCCTACCGCCGCTTCCTCACCATGGTGGAGCCCACCTGGAGCGACAACGAATACTCGCCGGTCGACCTCCAGTCCCTCTGCTTCTACTCCGCGCCCAAGACCAAGCCCAAGCTCAACAGCCTCGACGAGGTCGACCCAGAGCTGCTCAAAACATTCGACCGCCTCGGCATCCCTCTCGGTGAGCAGAAACGTCTCTCCAACGTTGCCGTCGATGCCGTCATCGACTCCACCTCCATCGCCACCACCCACCGGGAGGCGCTCATGGCCAAGGGCGTCATATTTTGCTCCATCTCCGAGGCCATCCGCGAGTACCCGGACCTCATCAGGCGCTACATCGGAAGCATCGTGCCGCCTGGTGATAACTACTATGCTGCCCTGAATTCAGCGGTGTTCAGTGATGGGTCCTTCTGCTACGTACCCAAGGATACGGTTTGCCCCATGGAGATATCGACCTACTTCAGAATCAATGACAAGGAGACCGGGCAATTTGAGAGGACTCTCATTGTGGCTGATGCCAGAAGCACGGTTAGCTATTTGGAAGGCTGTACTGCTCCAGCATACGACTCCAACCAGCTCCATGCGGCGGTTGTGGAGCTTGTGTGTGAAGAGGGAGCCGAGATTAAATACTCCACCGTGCAGAATTGGTATGCTGGTGACGAAGAGGGGAAAGGGGGCATTTACAATTTTGTGACTAAGAGGGGGCGGTGCAAGGGGCGCGGCTCGAAAATCTCATGGACACAAGTTGAGACAGGGTCCGCGATCACGTGGAAGTACCCAAGTGTGGAGCTTGTTGGCGATGACACTGTTGGGGAGTTCTATTCGGTGGCTCTGACAAAGGATTATCAGCAGGCAGATACAGGGACAAAGATGATCCACAAGGGGAAGAATTCACGCAGCCGGATTATATCCAAGGGTATCTCAGCTGGGAAATCGAGGAATTGTTACCGTGGGCTGGTTCAGATGAATTCAGGTGCAGAGAATGCTTATAATTCTTCGCAGTGTGATTCATTGCTGATTGGGGATAACGCTGCGGCCAATACCTATCCCACTATTCAG GTGGGTTGCACTAGTGGCCGTGTTGAACATGAGGCAAGCACTTCCAAAATTGGTGAGGACCAGCTATTCTATTTCCAGCAAAGAGGGATAGATCATGAAAAGGCTGTTGCAGCTATGATCGGTGGATTCTGTAGAGCTGTTTTTGAGCACCTTCCTTATGAGTTCGCCCAGGAGGTGGATGCACTTATGAACCTGAAGCTCGAGGGATCAGTTGGTTAA
- the LOC100824889 gene encoding zinc finger HIT domain-containing protein 3 isoform X2: MYCLIVPCSCSVTCFKKHKGEFCQKIIPQEEKISKSPLEEEVARSSVLLEDGISSGDKDQLPSLPPDTTCSTLSPNTVSVCSTKSLEVEDPSWLVDRNRLRSLAESNEIQDALKDPELHKLVLQIDGSSEPEKELEKLLEEPAFQQFTNKILDIVSPQK, from the exons ATGTACTGTCTCATCGTCCCTTGCAGTTGCTCTGTAACATGCTTTAAAAAGCACAAAG GTGAGTTTTGCCAAAAGATAATTCCTCAGGAAGAAAAAATTAGCAAGTCACCGCTGGAGGAGGAAGTTG cAAGGAGCTCTGTGTTACTGGAAGATGGAATAAGTTCTGGAGACAAGGATCAGCTTCCCTCGTTAC CACCGGACACAACCTGCTCCACACTATCTCCAAACACAGTGTCAGTGTGCTCTACAAAATCTCTTGAAGTTGAGGATCCAAGCTGGCTTGTTGACAGGAATAGATTGAGGTCTTTAG CGGAATCAAATGAAATACAAGATGCTCTCAAGGACCCTGAACTGCACAAATTGGTACTTCAAATTGATGGCTCTTCAGAACCAGAAAAG GAATTGGAGAAATTGTTGGAAGAACCAGCTTTTCAACAGTTCACCAATAAG ATCCTTGACATTGTTAGTCCACAAAAGTGA
- the LOC100824273 gene encoding sorting and assembly machinery component 50 homolog B codes for MAVTADSTAEQAPNPVPHDPSEESRKAPDQADREEANEGESDEEYDAEELDEPTAEAADREAVQAVFRRLSSEPVSIRVHDVIIMGNSKTRDTLIEAEVADLLRSASTVQDLVRASSLASGRLRRLQVFDSVTITLDAGPPELPGTTNVVIEVVEAASPIAADIGCFSKPEARSWSLEGSLKLKNLFGYGDIWDASGAYGWDQSSEVAVGVSLPRFKSVPTPLTARASLLSQDWLKFSSYKERLLGLSFGLLSTRHHDLSYNLTWQTLTDPSQMASKSIRRQLGHNLLSALTYTHKIDQRDSQLRPTKGYAFVSSSHIGGLWDMKGLKFFRQEFDVRAAVPFGFYNAALNIGVAAGVILPLGKGFMELPSPVTNRFFLGGHSSPVCSLGALSSLLGFKMRGVGPSEPRRFAPSESVMDDSATSPGRDYLGGDLAVSAFADLSFDLPLKLFRDAGIYGHAFLSAGNLAKLSESEFKNFSFPEFGRTFRSSAGVGLVLPTKLLRVEINYCYILKKFEHDRGKTGIQFSFSSPL; via the exons ATGGCGGTCACCGCGGATTCCACCGCCGAGCAAGCGCCGAATCCTGTTCCCCACGATCCCTCGGAGGAATCTCGCAAGGCTCCCGACCAAGCTGACCGTGAAGAGGCTAATGAGGGCGAATCTGATGAGGAGTACGATGCAGAGGAGCTGGACGAGCCGACAGCTGAAGCGGCGGATAGGGAGGCGGTGCAGGCCGTGTTCCGTCGTCTGTCTTCCGAGCCGGTCAGCATCCGCGTCCACGACGTTATCATCATGGGTAATTCCAAGACGCGTGACACGCTCATCGAGGCGGAGGTCGCTGACCTCCTCCGCTCGGCCAGCACCGTGCAGGACCTGGTGCGCGCCTCCAGCCTTGCCAGCGGGCGATTGCGCCGCCTCCAAGTGTTCGACTCCGTCACCATCACCCTGGACGCCGGACCGCCCGAGTTGCCCGGCACTACTAACGTCGTCATAGAAGTCGTGGAGGCGGCCAGTCCCATAGCTGCAGACATCGGCTGCTTTTCCAAGCCAGAG GCAAGATCATGGTCACTCGAAGGATCACTCAAATTGAAGAACCTATTTGGTTATGGGGACATCTGGGATGCTTCAGGAGCTTATGGTTGGGACCAGTCATCAGAGGTAGCCGTTGGAGTGTCGCTGCCAAGATTTAAATCAGTACCAACACCCTTGACGGCTCGGGCATCATTACTTTCCCAAGATTGGCTTAAATTTTCATCATACAAGGAACGTCTACTTGGACTTTCATTTGGCCTGCTTTCAACCAGGCACCATGACTTGTCTTATAATCTGACCTGGCAGACCTTAACTGACCCCTCACAAATGGCATCAAAGTCCATAAGAAGGCAGTTAGGACATAATCTGCTCTCTGCGTTAACATATACACATAAAATAGACCAAAGAGATTCCCAACTCCGGCCGACAAAAGGATATGCATTTGTCTCAAGTTCTCATATTGGTGGTCTATGGGACATGAAAGGACTAAAATTCTTCCGCCAG GAGTTTGATGTTCGTGCTGCTGTTCCATTCGGTTTTTACAACGCTGCCCTTAATATTGGTGTAGCAGCAGGGGTGATTCTACCTTTGGGCAAAGGATTTATGGAATTACCTTCGCCTGTGACCAACAGATTTTTTCTTGGAGGCCATTCTTCTCCTGTATGCAGCCTTGGTGCGCTATCATCTTTGTTGGGTTTCAAAATGAGAGGAGTTGGCCCATCAGAGCCACGGAGATTTGCCCCTAGCGAATCTGTTATGGATGATTCTGCTACATCTCCAGGGAGGGATTACTTAGGGGGTGATCTTGCTGTCTCGGCATTTGCTGATCTATCCTTCGATTTGCCCCTAAAGCTATTCAGAGATGCTGGAATATATGGCCATGCATTTCTTTCTGCTGGAAATCTTGCCAAGTTGTCTGAGAGTGAGTTTAAGAATTTCTCATTTCCTGAGTTTGGGCGCACATTCAGGAGCTCTGCTGGTGTTGGCCTTGTCTTGCCAACTAAACTTTTGCGGGTGGAG ATAAATTACTGTTATATTCTGAAGAAATTTGAGCATGATCGTGGAAAGACTGGAATTCAGTTCAGCTTCTCCTCACCATTGTAG